The window actgctgcacccatacagacatcaccagggttactgctgcaccatacagacatcaccagggttactgctgcaccatacagacatcaccagggttactgttgcaccatacagacatcaccagggttactgctgcaccatacagacatcaccagggttactgctgcaccatacagacatcaccaggggttactgctgcaccatacagacatcaccagggttactgctgcaccatacagacatcaccagggttactgctgcaccatacagacatcaccagggttactgctgcaccatacagacatcaccagggttactgctgcaccatacagacatcaccagggttactgctacaccatacagacatcactagggttactgctgcaccatacagacatcaccagggttactgctgcaccatacagacatcacccagggttactgctgcaccatacagacatcaccagggttactgctgcaccatacagacatcaccagggttactgctggaccatacagacatcaccagggttactgctgcaccatacagacatcaccaCCAGGCTAGAggcagaggtgggggtgggagggactCAGCTAGGATCTTGACATACATTACAAAGCCCcaagtgcaaacacacacacacacaccacacacacagagagacatgccGAGACAcctgttcccccccctccccctcatctcgAGTGCCTTCTCTATTTAGTGGAGTACGTAAGCCTCTTAACACctacacactgtcatttatataACATCCCTAGtgctcacgcacgcacgcactcatgcacgcacgcacaggtGAGAGGAGCCTTGTGGCATTAAGGGTGTTTAGCATGCAGACGgactccagccctctctctccctcttcctccagagcCAGGGTGGAGGTtcctggagggtggaggtgcctGGAAcagtcctccacctcccagagCCAGGTGGAGGTtcctggagggtggaggtgcctGGAAcagtcctccacctcccagagCCAGGGCGGAGGGTtcctggagggtggaggtgcctggagggtggtgtgttcCCAGTGTTATTGAGCCAACAAGGTGATCAGCACCAAACCAGGCCTGCTGGGCACCAAACCAGGAGTGTTGTATCACatccagatctctctctcctctttctctcattctgtaATTTGTTTATGCACCATTATGGCTGCAGCTGTTTGTAAATCGTATGTAATTATATTTCGCAATGCCCTgtacagaacagagagagagatcaggctgGAACATGAGAGAGctgaaagagaggatgagggttgggggagagtgagagagagagagagagagagagagagagagagtgagagagagagagagagagagagagagagggtttttGGGTTGATTATGATCGCATTGTGGCTCTGGTGGTGTGGCATGACAGGtcatgctgggagagagagagagatggagggaatgagagagggggagatggagaaggggatTCGAGAGAGACGTAGTGAGAGacatggaaagagagagtacaAGACTATGAACGCCCTTTTTTAGTTTAGTCCCAAAGCTGCACAAAGAGCCCTGTTGAAGCATTTACCCAAAACTAGATAAACAGCCAGAATAAAACAAACATACCAGCACACAGTCAGTCTGACACTTCACACaagcatctccctccctccctccctccctccctccactccctccctccctccctccctccctccctccctccctccctccctccctccctccctccctccctccctccctccctccctccctccctccctccctcgtacTTGGAGAGCTACCATCATGTAGGTTTGAGCTTCAACCCTAATCCAGTGCATCTGGTTGTAGTATTTATCCATGTGGATGTTGGTCCTGATCTCAGGTCTTCAGGACAACAATGGTGCCCAGGAGGACACGGTGGGCGTGGGACACGGTGGGCGTGGGACACCGGTGGTCGTGGGACACGGTGGGCGTGGGACACGGTGGGCGTGGGACACGGTGGGCGTGGGACACGTTGGGCGTGGGACACGGTGGGCGTGGGACACGGTGGGGCGTGGGACACGGTGGGCGTGGGACACGGTGGgcgtgggacagagagagagatcatagacCGGGTTCTCCACCTCTAAATATTGCATCTGCTGCAGTAGGTAGAACAGCTACAGTCTCACTCTCTGCCTGTGGAGGAACAGCTGTGTagctgtttctcctcctcctcaccccccgctcctcctcactcccccagctcctcctcacttccccctgctcctcctcaccccccccccgctcctcctcaccccccccgctcctcctcactccccccgctctcctcacccccccagctcctcctcactccccctgctcctccctcacccccccgctcctcctcaccccccagctcctcctcactccccctgctcctcctcacccccccgctcctcctcaccccccagctcctcctcactcccccagctcctcctcaccccccccgctcctcctcaccccccgctcctcctcactcccccctgctcctcctcaccccccgctctcctcctcacccccccccgctcctcctcacccccccccgctcctcctcactccccctcacccccccgctcctcctcacccccctgctcctcctcactcccccgctcctcctcaccccccccactcctcctcctccccccctgctcctcctcccccctgctcctcctccccccctgctcctcctcacccctctgatcctcctcctcctcacccccccgctCCTGCTCACCCCcctgatcctcctcctcctcaccccccccgctcctcctcactccacagCAGAGAGGACTGGCCAGCAGCCTGCTGCAACACGACCCTCACCACCCCTCCATGGAGATCAATACTGGAGGCTACCACTTGTGTCATCTCATTGAAATCAATAATAGCAAATGCGAACACTGGCAAGCTGGTGTTATGAGGTACTCTTTACTactaaggagggggggggggggtacagaggagatggtggagataAATGAGtcagggtggctgagcggtgagggaatcaggctagtaatctgaaggttgccagttcgattcccggtcatgccaactgacgttgtgtccttgaggcaaggcacttcaccctacttgcctcgggggaatgtccctgtacttactgtaagtcgctctggataagagcgtctgctaaatgaccaaaaaGAATTGTGTGAAGTTAGTAGTCAATATAAGCAaacgtgagacagagagagggatggaaatgCAGTGTTgagagagactggcagagagagagagagagagagagagagagagagagagagagagagagagagagagagagaggggagacagagtgtgtgtgtgtgacagtgtgagggagacagagagagtgtgacaaaatgtgtgtgtgtgtgtgagagagggagacagagggcgagtgtgtgtgtgtgagagagggagacagagagagtgtgtgtgtgtgacagtgagggggagacagagagtgtgtgtgtgtgtgtgtgtgtgtgtgtgtgagagagagggagacagagagagagtgagtcctGGTCCAGCATCATTAGGTGAGGAACAGCTGCCAGGTGTTCAGGTAGGAGTGTGAATAATGTGGACAGAATGGAACCTGGCtggcgaggggagaggaggagctctGTGCCAGGGAGCTACACCCCCATCAGACCCAGCGCCCAGACCCACATCCCAGCACCCACATCCCAGCACCCACATCCCAGCGCCCAGACCCACATCCCAGCGCCCAGACCCAGCTCCCAGACCCAGCTCCCAGACCCAGCTCCCTAGCTCCCAGACCCAGCTCCCAGCGCCCAGACCCAGCTCCCAGCGCCAGCTCCCAGACCCAGCGCCCAGCACCCACATCCAGCACCCACATCCAGCACCCACATCCAGCACCCACATCCAGCACCCACATCCAGCACCCACATCCCAGCACCCAGCACCCACATCAGACCCAGCACCCACATCCCAGCACCCACATCCAGCACCCACATCCAGCACCCACATCCCAGCACCCAGCACCCACATCAGACCCAGCACCCACATCCCAGCACCCACATCCAGCACCCCCATCCCAGCACCCACAGCCCAGCTGAGACTACccgtgtgagagggtgtgcgtgagagactgtgtgtgtgagagtgagtgtgtgagagtctgtgtgagagtgagtgtgtgagagtgtgtgtgagagtgagtgtgtgacagtggAACAGTAGTTAAACAGTGAGCAGAGAAGTGGCAGCCAGCCTTGAGtggtctctgtctttcactagGTCCAAGGTCACATCTCTATGCAGGTCCCCTGGGAGAGTAATTACACACAGccttgggagagagaggatagagggggagagaggatagacggggagagaggagaggggatagagagtgCTCGAGAGATTTGGAACATTTACCCAGACCGAAAAAGAAATTTCCGAACATGAATTCCATCACACAGGAGAGCTTCTCCAGACACCCAAAGGAAtacatgatgacacacacacacacgctcacacacacgctcacacacacgctcacacaaacgctcacacacacgctcacacatgccACCCAGCATTCACACTTTGGGTAATTAAAGcaaaataattaaaataaaatattaagacaccctccacccccacaagAGAAGAAACGAGGAGAGGGTTTCCTGCACCCCTGGGATCAGGGAAATGGGAAGCGATTACTGCGCGTGTCTCTCCGCTGTGGTGAGCCCACATCAGACCATATCTCCGCTGTGGTGATCCCACATCAGACCATATCACCACTGTGGTGAGCCCACATCAGACCATATCACCACTGTGGTGAGCCCACATCAGGCCATATCACCACTGTGGTGAGCCCACATCAGGCCATATCACCACTGTGGTGAGCCCACATCAGGCCATATCACCACTGTGGTGAACCCACATCAGGCCATATCACCACTGTGGTGAGCCCACATCAGGCCATATCACCACTGTGGTGAGCCCACATCAGGCCATATCACCACTGTGGTGAACCCACATCAGGCCATATCACCACTGTGGTGATCCCACATCAGGCCATATCACAGCACTAAGATAACACTACAGCAGGAGTCACACtgactgcaggcagcaatggtgAGAATCACTCTTCTATGATCTTAATGGGGAGCTAGGAATCCTAGAATGTTCCTTAAAAAATTAATATATTTATGTTTCAATAGCTGCAGTGTGTGGGCTTCTGCACATCTCCATCATGGTGTGAGGCATGGGATCAGAGGATGGCCTGGACGTATGAGGTGATCCTGTCCACCGTCATGAGGCATGGGATCAGAGGATGGCCTGGACGTATGAGGTGATCCTGTCCACCGTCATGAGGCATGGGATCAGAGGATGGCCTGGACGTATGAGGTGATCCTGTCCACCGTCATGAGGCATGGGATCAGAGGATGGCCTGGACGTATGAGGTGATCCTGTCCACCGTCATGAGGCATGGGATCAGAGGATGGCCTGGACGTATGAGGTGATCCTGTCCACCGTCATGAGGCATGGGATCAGAGGATGGCCTGGACGTATGAGGTGATCCTGTCCACCGTCATGAGGCATGGGATCAGAGGATGGCCTGGACGTATGAGGTGATCCTGTCCACCGTCATGAGGCATGGGATCAGAGGATGGCCTGGACGTATGAGGTGATCCTGTCCACCGTCATGAGGCATGGGATCAGAGGATGGCCTGGACGTATGAGGTGATCCTGTCCACCGTCATGAGGCATGGGATCAGAGGATGGCCTGGACGTATGAGGTGATCCTGTCCACCGTCATGAGGCATGGGATCAGAGGATGGCCTGGACGTATGAGGTGATCCTGTCCACCGTCATGAGGCATGGGATCAGAGGATGGCCTGGACGTATGAGGTGATCCTGTCCACCGTCATGAGGCATGGGATCAGAGGATGGCCTGGACGTATGAGGTGATCCTGGTCCACCGTCATGAGGCATGGGATCAGAGGATGGCCTGGACGTATGAGGTGATCCTGTCCACCGTCATGAGGCATGGGATCAGAGGATGGCCTGGACGTATGAGGTGATCCTGTCCACCGTCATGAGGCATGGGATCAGAGGATGGCCTGGACGTATGAGGTGATCCTGTCCACCGTCATGAGGCATGGGATCAGAGGATGGCCTGGACGTATGAGGTGATCCTGTCCACCGTCATAAAAAGGTAGCATTACTCACTTgttagggtagagagagagagaaactcaaTTCCAACATAGTGTAGATTTGCTAAAGGGGGCATTAACTGCGGCCAATTTGTTGCACTGGAGTATTATGGCCAATTTAAACCAGGGCTTTAGAAACTGATGTCATTATCAAAAAGCAATCTTCAAAGTATTTATGAAAACTAAAGCCCCCCTCTTCAACCTCATCATATTAGAGTCCAGCGTGCTCTGAAGATGAGCGGAGGGGAAAGTTGCCACGCGCCTCGCTGGTGTGATGCACAGGGACTGTGCTTTGAAGTCCTCTTCAAGgggataggagagggagggagggagaagaaggagagaggggggggagggagagagaagagggagagagggagggagagagagagagcaagagagcgagagagagagagagagagagagagagggagagagagagatggtgggaagGAGGCAGAAAGGGGGTAAAAAGAGGAGGCAGGCTGATTGCTGGTCACATTTTCTTTTCcatagaaaaaaaaaacctggaAAAAAACAATCCAGTTTTTCTAACGAGCACCAGTTTCTCTCTGTGGAAAACATCGGCCAATTAAAAACTCAAAGGACATCACTGGTTCATCTGAAATCGCGCCTGTAAAAACCCAGCACCCAAACGTCCCAGATCACCCTGCCTGATCCGTGAAGCAGCCTGGTGTGACTCCATGACGCTCTCCCCTCCATGGTGAAGACAAGGAGACCAGCTTGACACCAGAACGCtctacatgtagtcatttagcagacgctcttatccagagcgacttacagtaagtacagggacattcccccaaggcaagtagggtgaagtgccttgcccaaggacacaacgtcatttgacacggtcgggaatcgaactggcaaccttcagattactagcccgactccctcaccgctcagcctccTGACTCTAAACAGCTCCTCCAGAGTTGCCTCTGTCCCAGAGCAGCTGCACTGAAGCATCTCATGCTTCCCTCATCTCTCATCTGCTCACCACAGGACTGCTTTAGGCCCCACTAGccctgggagggggtgggggtgtatgtgtgtgtggggtgtgtgtgagggtgtgtgtgaggggtgtgtgtgaggggtgtgtgtgagggtgtgtgtggtctgggtaGGGTTCAGTGACGCTGTGCTGGGATTGAGATGAGGATCCTTTGGTGTCGCTAGCCTCAGATTGGCTCTAAATgaatgcaaattaattaattattgcaTTAAGACGCATTAAGAGGGGACCAAAGTCAATTTCATGGTCCTGCCAAAGTCGACTGATACTAAAACGGTAGGGGGAGGAACATACCCTATCCCCCTTctcatggccacacacacaaaccctacaaacacacaaacagacacgctacgaacacacacacacacacttgtaagaGAAAGGTACATTCCAAAACAGTACACAAGGAGGTGGTTGTGTAAAGTGACatgatggagaggaagatggagagaatggCCGTCTGAACTTCTGTGATAAGACAGACTTCTCAAGTCATGAAACCTTCGCCTGTACAGCCAGATAGGGTCAGGCTAGTTTGAACTCTCTTATCCCTCCAAGGGCTGAAACACAGTCACATTGAATCACTGCTTCCACAAAACACCAGGGgtctgaggggggctggggagaggggggctagggagagggtgtgtgtgtgtgtgtgtgtgtttacgcatCGGCACCTGTGTGTTTTATATGCTGCTGGCCCCTTCTACAGTGtgtgcacaaacaaacacacgcctacacacacacaaacacacactctctctctgactgagcTTCACACAACACGCCTAACAGCGTCTTTTGAGCTATACTGTGTCTAAGCACATCATTCCGTAGAGAGatacccactgtgtgtgtgtttgaggcccAGCATATAAACATCTAACTTAAGATAACAGGGTTTTATTTAGTCaccaaaaaaaaaggtttctccTCCATGTagatgtaaatgtgtaaatgctGTGATTTGGATGAATGGTTCTTGTAGCAGGCAGCTCAAGTAATGCTACTAATGTAggacatggagggtgagagagagaggggagaaacagACAGCAGGAAAGAGATATAGATAgtgatggaagagagagggagagagagggagggagagggggagagagtgggagggagagaaggagagagagggagagaaggagagagagaagaggagggagaggcggagagagagggagggagagagagaaggagggagagggggagagagagggagggagagagggagaaagatggaaGATAAATATGGGAGGATGGTGGTAGAGctatggaagagagagagatgggaggaggatggtggtaaTGACATGAGTGGATGGGTCAGGCACCCTGCCTTCACTGGTGCCTGACAACAGGCTCACCCCTAcatccccctacacacacccccctccctcacacacatgcggaagggaggggagaagaggagg of the Osmerus mordax isolate fOsmMor3 chromosome 17, fOsmMor3.pri, whole genome shotgun sequence genome contains:
- the LOC136960439 gene encoding uncharacterized protein — encoded protein: MWTEWNLAGEGRGGALCQGATPPSDPAPRPTSQHPHPSTHIPAPRPTSQRPDPAPRPSSQTQLPSSQTQLPAPRPSSQRQLPDPAPSTHIQHPHPAPTSSTHIQHPHPAPTSQHPAPTSDPAPTSQHPHPAPTSSTHIPAPSTHIRPSTHIPAPTSSTPIPAPTAQLRLPV